Proteins from one Setaria italica strain Yugu1 chromosome V, Setaria_italica_v2.0, whole genome shotgun sequence genomic window:
- the LOC101763003 gene encoding laccase-13, translated as MATSYMLLPYCVLVAVLVLLFSVDVAEGAIREYQFDVQMTSVTRLCSSKSIVTVNGLFPGPTVFAREGDLVVVRVVNHVPYNMSIHWHGVRQLRSGWADGPAYITQCPIQSGQSYVYKFTITGQRGTLWWHAHISWLRATVYGPIVILPKPGVPYPFPAPYKEVPVIFGEWWKADTEAVISQALQTGGGPNVSDAFTINGLPGPLYNCSAKDTFKLKVQPGKTYMLRIINAALNDELFFSIAGHPLTIVDVDAVYIKPITVETLIITPGQTTNVLLTTKPSYPAANYYMLAAPYSTARPGTFDNTTVAGILEYEDPNSPSPAAFNKNLPILKPTLPQINDTSFVANFTGKLRSLATAEYPADVPREVDRRFFFTVGLGTHPCAVNGTCQGPTNDTRFAASVNNVSFVLPTTALLQAHFTGRSNGVYSPNFPAAPLIPFNYTGTPPNNTNVSNGTKLVVLPYGTSVELVMQGTSILGNESHPLHLHGFNFFVVGQGFGNFDPVKDPAQYNLVDPVERNTVGVPAGGWVAIRFRADNPGVWFMHCHLEVHVSWGLKMAWLVLDGDKPKEKLLPPPSDLPKC; from the exons ATGGCTACCTCCTACATGCTTCTCCCTTACTGCGTCCTCGTCGCTGTGCTCGTCCTGCTCTTCTCCGTTGACGTGGCGGAGGGCGCCATTAGGGAGTATCAGTTCGAT GTGCAAATGACGAGCGTGACGCGGCTGTGCAGCAGCAAGAGCATCGTGACGGTGAACGGCCTGTTCCCGGGGCCGACGGTGTTCGCCAGGGAGGgcgacctcgtcgtcgtccgcgtCGTCAACCACGTCCCCTACAACATGAGCATCCACTG GCACGGCGTCCGGCAGCTGCGGAGCGGGTGGGCGGACGGGCCGGCGTACATCACGCAGTGCCCGATCCAGAGCGGGCAGAGCTACGTGTACAAGTTCACCATCACGGGGCAGCGCGGCACGCTGTGGTGGCACGCGCACATCTCCTGGCTCCGCGCCACCGTCTACGGGCCCATCGTCATCCTACCCAAGCCCGGCGTCCCCTACCCGTTCCCGGCGCCCTACAAGGAGGTCCCCGTCATCTTCGGCGAGTGGTGGAAGGCGGACACGGAGGCGGTGATCAGCCAGGCGCTCCAGACCGGCGGAGGCCCCAACGTCTCCGACGCTTTCACCATCAACGGCCTCCCTGGGCCGCTCTACAACTGCTCTGCTAAAG ACACGTTCAAGCTGAAGGTGCAGCCAGGGAAGACGTACATGCTCCGCATCATCAACGCTGCGCTCAATGACGAGCTCTTCTTCTCCATCGCCGGCCACCCACTCACCATCGTCGACGTCGACGCGGTCTACATCAAGCCCATCACCGTCGAGACCCTCATCATCACCCCGGGGCAGACCACCAACGTGCTCCTCACCACCAAGCCGTCGTACCCCGCCGCCAACTACTACATGCTGGCCGCGCCCTACTCCACCGCCAGGCCGGGCACCTTCGACAACACCACCGTCGCCGGCATCCTCGAGTACGAGGACCCCAATTCCCCTTCCCCCGCGGCCTTCAACAAGAACCTCCCGATCCTCAAGCCGACCCTGCCGCAGATCAACGACACCAGCTTCGTCGCCAACTTCACGGGCAAGCTCCGCAGCCTCGCCACCGCGGAGTACCCCGCCGACGTGCCGCGGGAGGTGGACCGGCGGTTCTTCTTCACCGTCGGGCTGGGCACGCACCCGTGCGCCGTGAACGGGACGTGCCAGGGCCCCACCAACGACACCCGGTTCGCGGCGTCCGTGAACAACGTCTCCTTCGTGCTCCCAACGACG GCGCTGCTGCAGGCGCACTTCACCGGCAGGTCCAACGGGGTGTACTCGCCCAACttcccggcggcgccgctgaTCCCGTTCAACTACACGGGGACGCCGCCCAACAACACCAACGTGTCCAACGGGACCAAGCTGGTGGTGCTCCCGTACGGCACCAGCGTGGAGCTGGTGATGCAGGGCACCAGCATCCTCGGCAACGAGAGCCACCCGCTGCACCTCCACGGCTTCAACTTCTTCGTCGTTGGCCAAGGCTTCGGCAACTTCGACCCCGTCAAGGACCCGGCCCAGTACAACCTCGTCGACCCCGTCGAGCGGAACACCGTCGGCGTGCCGGCCGGCGGCTGGGTGGCCATCCGGTTCCGTGCAGACAATCCAG GGGTGTGGTTCATGCATTGCCACTTGGAGGTTCACGTCAGCTGGGGCCTGAAAATGGCATGGCTGGTGCTGGACGGAGACAAGCCTAAAGAGAAGCTGCTGCCTCCGCCGTCTGATCTCCCCAAATGCTAG
- the LOC101763406 gene encoding ATP-dependent zinc metalloprotease FTSH 3, mitochondrial, protein MSLSSLSRALARSARSTRPPRQGSLLEGYAGLRAAPTPRPSMPGGDVGGLGFVRSYLTSALGSRAAAPTGQGKLGDWRFLLASSQFRRLFSDGSNKNYEKYHPKEKQEEPKGDGSDKSNPKKDSNSKFQWNFKEDVMKKFQELLAPLLFLGLVLATLPRGNSAQQISFQEFKNKLLEPGLVDHIVVSNKSVAKVYVRSSPSSNQGQDGDIHITTSHLPGRETPSKYKYYFNIGSVDSFEEKLEEAQEALGRDPHVYVPVTYTSEVNWFQELMRFVPTALLVGLIYVVGKRMKGGISIGGPGGGARGIFSIGKVQVTKMDKNSKNKVFFKDVAGCDEAKQEIMEFVHFLKNPKKYEELGAKIPKGALLVGPPGTGKTLLAKATAGESDVPFLSVSGSDFMEMFVGVGPSRVRNLFQEARQCAPSIVFIDEIDAIGRARGRGGFSGGNDERESTLNQLLVEMDGFGTTSGVVVLAGTNRPDILDKALLRPGRFDRQIAIDKPDINGRDQIFRIYLKKLKLDKEPSFYSQRLAALTPGFAGADIANVCNEAALIAARSEDAQITIQHFEAAIDRVIGGLEKKNKVISKLERQTVAYHESGHAVAGWFLEHAEPLLKVTIVPRGTAALGFAQYVPSENLLMTKEQLFDMTCMTLGGRAAEEVLIGKISTGAQNDLEKVTKMTYAQVAVYGFSEKVGLLSFPQREDGFGMSKPYGGETASIIDTEVREWVAKAYEKTLDLIKTHKEQVAQIAELLLEKEVLHQDDLVRVLGERPFKTAEPTNYDRFKQGFQVEESDKSAEVSDANPSSLGNVVPT, encoded by the exons ATgagcctctcctccctctcccgcgcCCTCGCCCGGTCCGCGCGCTccacccggccgccgcggcag GGTTCTCTGCTTGAGGGGTATGCCGGGCTCCGCGCGGCGCCGACCCCGCGGCCGTCGATGCCTGGCGGTGATGTCGGCGGATTGGGGTTTGTGCGCAGCTACTTGACGTCAGCGCTGGggagccgggcggcggcgcccaccgGGCAAGGGAAGCTCGGGGATTGGAGGTTCCTGCTCGCCAGCTCGCAGTTCCGGCGGCTGTTCTCCGATGGGTCCAACAAGA ATTACGAGAAGTACCATCCAAAGGAGAAACAGGAGGAGCCAAAGGGGGATGGGAGTGACAAGTCTAACCCCAAAA AGGATTCCAATTCAAAGTTTCAGTGGAATTTCAAAGAGGATGTCATGAAAAAATTCCAGGAACTCCTTGCCCCTCTGCTTTTTCTTGGACTAGTGTTGGCAACCTTACCCAGGGGTAATTCCGCACAGCAG ATAAGCTTCCAAGAATTCAAGAACAAGTTATTGGAACCAGGGTTAGTTGATCACATTGTTGTTTCAAACAAATCAGTTGCAAAAGTTTATGTTAGGAGTTCACCCTCAAGCAACCAAGGCCAGGACGGTGATATCCATATCACAACCAGTCATCTCCCTGGTAGAGAGACTCCTAGCAAGTACAAGTACTACTTTAACATTGGAAGCGTAGACTCCTTTGAAGAGAAGTTAGAAGAGGCCCAGGAAGCATTGGGGAGAGATCCACATGTTTATGTTCCAGTAACCTATACTTCTGAAGTTAATTGGTTCCAGGAATTGATGAGGTTTGTCCCAACAGCTTTGCTTGTTGGATTAATTTATGTGGTGGGGAAAAGGATGAAAGGTGGTATTAGTATTGGGGGTCCTGGGGGTGGAGCTCGTGGTATTTTTAGTATTGGAAAAGTTCAAGTGACAAAGATGGACAAAAATTCAAAAAACAAG GTGTTCTTTAAGGATGTAGCTGGTTGTGATGAAGCGAAACAAGAAATAATGGAATTTGTGCATTTCCTGAAAAATCCCAAGAAATATGAAGAACTGGGAGCTAAAATACCAAAGGGTGCTCTTCTTGTGGGTCCCCCTGGTACAGGGAAAACACTCCTTGCTAAAGCTACTGCAGGAGAGTCTGATGTGCCCTTCTTGTCTGTTTCTGGTTCAGACTTCATGGAGATGTTTGTTGGTGTTGGACCATCCAGGGTTCGGAACTTATTTCAAGAAGCTCGACAATGTGCACCTAGTATTGTATTCATTGATGAAATCGATGCAATTGGTCGTGCAAGGGGTCGTGGGGGATTCTCTGGGGGAAATGATGAGCGTGAAAGCACATTGAACCAGTTGCTTGTAGAGATGGATGGATTTGGAACAACATCTGGAGTTGTTGTTCTTGCTGGTACAAACAGACCTGACATCCTAGATAAGGCTTTGCTCAGACCAGGGAGATTTGATCGTCAGATAGCCATCGATAAACCAGACATAAATGGTCGTGATCAAATATTTCGCATTTACCTTAAAAAACTTAAGCTGGACAAGGAGCCATCATTTTATTCTCAAAGATTAGCAGCTTTGACACCTGGGTTTGCTGGGGCTGATATTGCTAATGTTTGTAATGAGGCTGCTTTAATTGCCGCAAGGAGCGAGGATGCACAGATAACGATTCAGCATTTTGAAGCTGCTATTGACAGGGTTATTGGAGGCTTGGAGAAGAAAAACAAG GTTATTAGCAAGCTGGAGCGCCAAACTGTTGCGTACCATGAATCTGGTCATGCTGTCGCTGGATGGTTTTTGGAGCATGCAGAACCGCTTCTTAAAGTTACAATTGTTCCTCGTGGAACAGCTGCTTTAGGATTTGCTCAATATGTCCCTAGTGAGAATCTTTTGATGACAAAAGAGCAGCTTTTTGACATGACATGCATGACGCTAGGTGGTAGAGCTGCAGAGGAG GTTTTGATTGGGAAAATCTCTACTGGGGCTCAAAATGACCTGGAGAAAGTCACCAAGATGACTTATGCCCAGGTTGCAGTATACGGTTTCAGTGAAAAGGTTGGGCTTCTTTCTTTCCCTCAAAGGGAGGATGGTTTTGGAATGAGCAAGCCATATGGTGGCGAGACTGCATCCATCATTGACACTGAGGTGAGGGAATGGGTGGCAAAGGCCTATGAAAAAACTCTTGACCTGATCAAGACGCACAAGGAGCAGGTTGCACAGATTGCAGAGCTGCTGCTTGAGAAGGAGGTTCTCCACCAAGATGATCTAGTCCGGGTACTAGGGGAACGCCCATTTAAGACAGCTGAGCCTACTAATTACGATCGTTTCAAACAAGGTTTCCAGGTTGAAGAGAGCGACAAGAGTGCTGAGGTTTCAGATGCCAATCCATCATCCCTGGGAAATGTTGTGCCAACATAA
- the LOC101763814 gene encoding uncharacterized protein LOC101763814 isoform X2: protein MGDVLHPQAGPGDVAPLWPGEIDEQLITELLSDESLLLGALQQAPAGGDAEPCSRDNTGASSSPAAPAPCNSGGGGAEREEVLPQPEAVSRALCSVYTGPTIRDIEKALSTSRPYPWSSRRYSTMHLFGAASRAAPESKYTTKVRSCGGKTPSDGYKWRKYGQKSIKNNPHPRSYYKCTSSRCGAKKHVEKSTDDPEMLIVTYEGPHLHGPQPLFPRRQLASVDLSGAAAAAAKKQARTPSPAARASDDGGAWPPNDQQMACDDDDAGARGGRAATLPGSGRAEDAVPHGQQHLADSCDDGSTASVPAPPPRAATALTCDSPPTTWSCPDFPFVWSPEADPLLL from the exons ATGGGGGATGTGCTGCACCCTCAGGCCGGCCCCGGCGACGTGGCGCCGCTCTGGCCCGGCGAGATCGACGAGCAGCTCATAACCGAGCTCCTCAGCGACGAAAGCCTCCTCCTGGGCGCCCTGCAGCAGGCCCCCGCGGGCGGCGACGCGGAGCCCTGCTCGCGTGACAACACGggggcgtcgtcgtcgccggctgcTCCCGCGCCGTgcaacagcggcggcggcggggccgagcggGAGGAGGTGCTGCCGCAGCCGGAGGCGGTGAGCAGGGCCCTGTGCTCCGTGTACACCGGGCCGACGATCCGGGACATCGAGAAGGCGCTGTCGACGTCGCGGCCCTACCCCTGGAGCAGCCGCCGCTACAGCACGATGCATCT GTTCGGAGCGGCGAgccgggcggcgccggagaGCAAGTACACGACCAAGGTGAGGAGCTGCGGCGGCAAGACGCCGAGCGACGGGTACAAGTGGAGGAAGTACGGGCAGAAGTCCATCAAGAACAACCCCCATCCCAG GAGCTACTACAAGTGCACGAGCTCCCGGTGCGGCGCGAAGAAGCACGTGGAGAAGTCAACGGACGACCCGGAGATGCTGATCGTCACGTACGAGGGCCCGCACCTGCACGGCCCGCAGCCGCTCTTCCCGCGCCGCCAGTTGGCGTCCGTGGACCtgtccggcgcggcggcggcggccgcgaagAAGCAGGCCAGAACCccctccccggccgcgcgcgcaagcgacgacggcggcgcctgGCCGCCGAACGACCAGCAGATGGcgtgcgacgacgacgacgccggggcGCGAGGAGGGCGCGCCGCCACGCTGCCGGGAAGCGGACGCGCGGAGGACGCCGTGCCGCACGGGCAGCAGCACCTGGCGGACTCGTGCGACGACGGCTCGACCGCCtccgtgccggcgccgccgccgcgggctgcTACCGCGCTGACTTGCGACTCGCCGCCCACGACCTGGTCGTGCCCTGACTTCCCCTTCGTGTGGTCCCCTGAAGCTGATCCCCTGCTTCTGTAG
- the LOC101763814 gene encoding WRKY transcription factor WRKY24 isoform X1: MGDVLHPQAGPGDVAPLWPGEIDEQLITELLSDESLLLGALQQAPAGGDAEPCSRDNTGASSSPAAPAPCNSGGGGAEREEVLPQPEAVSRALCSVYTGPTIRDIEKALSTSRPYPWSSRRYSTMHLGRFGAASRAAPESKYTTKVRSCGGKTPSDGYKWRKYGQKSIKNNPHPRSYYKCTSSRCGAKKHVEKSTDDPEMLIVTYEGPHLHGPQPLFPRRQLASVDLSGAAAAAAKKQARTPSPAARASDDGGAWPPNDQQMACDDDDAGARGGRAATLPGSGRAEDAVPHGQQHLADSCDDGSTASVPAPPPRAATALTCDSPPTTWSCPDFPFVWSPEADPLLL; encoded by the exons ATGGGGGATGTGCTGCACCCTCAGGCCGGCCCCGGCGACGTGGCGCCGCTCTGGCCCGGCGAGATCGACGAGCAGCTCATAACCGAGCTCCTCAGCGACGAAAGCCTCCTCCTGGGCGCCCTGCAGCAGGCCCCCGCGGGCGGCGACGCGGAGCCCTGCTCGCGTGACAACACGggggcgtcgtcgtcgccggctgcTCCCGCGCCGTgcaacagcggcggcggcggggccgagcggGAGGAGGTGCTGCCGCAGCCGGAGGCGGTGAGCAGGGCCCTGTGCTCCGTGTACACCGGGCCGACGATCCGGGACATCGAGAAGGCGCTGTCGACGTCGCGGCCCTACCCCTGGAGCAGCCGCCGCTACAGCACGATGCATCT TGGCAGGTTCGGAGCGGCGAgccgggcggcgccggagaGCAAGTACACGACCAAGGTGAGGAGCTGCGGCGGCAAGACGCCGAGCGACGGGTACAAGTGGAGGAAGTACGGGCAGAAGTCCATCAAGAACAACCCCCATCCCAG GAGCTACTACAAGTGCACGAGCTCCCGGTGCGGCGCGAAGAAGCACGTGGAGAAGTCAACGGACGACCCGGAGATGCTGATCGTCACGTACGAGGGCCCGCACCTGCACGGCCCGCAGCCGCTCTTCCCGCGCCGCCAGTTGGCGTCCGTGGACCtgtccggcgcggcggcggcggccgcgaagAAGCAGGCCAGAACCccctccccggccgcgcgcgcaagcgacgacggcggcgcctgGCCGCCGAACGACCAGCAGATGGcgtgcgacgacgacgacgccggggcGCGAGGAGGGCGCGCCGCCACGCTGCCGGGAAGCGGACGCGCGGAGGACGCCGTGCCGCACGGGCAGCAGCACCTGGCGGACTCGTGCGACGACGGCTCGACCGCCtccgtgccggcgccgccgccgcgggctgcTACCGCGCTGACTTGCGACTCGCCGCCCACGACCTGGTCGTGCCCTGACTTCCCCTTCGTGTGGTCCCCTGAAGCTGATCCCCTGCTTCTGTAG
- the LOC101764493 gene encoding cyclin-dependent protein kinase inhibitor SMR4 has protein sequence MESSVETAAPAALVVGGGGYGCGGWETPKREECRIPATLPCPAAPRKAVPDFGKRRSPPKNGYFQPPDLEALFALAPRRQASSCA, from the coding sequence ATGGAGAGCAGCGTGGAgactgcggcgccggcggctctggtggtgggcggcggagggTACGGCTGCGGCGGGTGGGAGACGCCGAAGCGGGAGGAGTGCCGCATCCCGGCGACGCTCCCCTGCCCCGCGGCGCCGAGGAAGGCCGTGCCGGACTTCGGGAAGCGGCGGAGCCCGCCCAAGAACGGCTACTTCCAGCCGCCGGACCTGGAGGCGCTCTTCGCgctcgcgccgcgccgccaggCCTCCTCCTGCGCGTGa